A region of the Pseudomonas sp. A34-9 genome:
GACTGACCGAGTTGGTTATTGAAGATACATCGACCTGAAAAACCGAGTCGTACTCAGGTTTTGAATGGCTTGAAGATCTATTCCCTTTCCCCCTCGCACCCCTGGGGGAGAGGGGACTGACCGAGTTGGTTGTCGAAGATACATCGACCTGAAAACCGAGTCGTACTCAGGTTTTGAATGGCTTGAAGATCTGCTCCCTTTCCCCCTCGCCCCCGTGGGGGAGAGGGCTGGGGTGAGGGGGTAGGATTTTGAGGTCAACGCACAAACAACGGTTGAAAACTGGCCATTGATAACTACGCGGTGGGATCGACGTTATCCAATGCCTTGTTCACCGCCAGTTCGCCAAGCATGACGACCTGCGCGATGCCGAGCAGGGTCTTGCGATGGGTGCCGTTCAGCAGCGCGGCGAAGTCGCCGAGCATTACCGTGGCCGAGGCGAGGGATTCGCTGGCGTTGGCCAGTAATGATTCGGTGTCGGCTTTGGGATTGACCAGGAACATCTGGTTGGGGATGTACGGTGCGGACATGATGGCGGCTGAGGGTTTGAGGTAGAAGTCGAGGGCGCGGTCGGCGGCTTCGTGGAGTTTTCTAGTCTCAATGGAGACGTAGGGGGATGTTGAGGTGGTGTCAGGGGTGACGTCTGTTTCGGGAGGATTGGGTGTTGGCTTTTTCATAATGTTTTACTCAGCTTGAAGGTGGAGCTGGCCCTTTCGGTTCCACGCGAAAGGGTGGCAGCTGTACGCAGGTTGGAACCCGGGCAACTGAGCAAACCCGACAGACTCGAAGTCTCCCGCGCACAGCCGCCATAACGGAGTGCACACATGAAAGTGCGCAAGCATACGTCATGAACAGTGCGTTTTGCTTCAGTTGAGCCACGGGGTTCCAATCCCGATCGCTGATTTGGCAGCGACCCACACAGGCTAGAGAGCGGACGTCCGACGGACAACCTGAAAACATTGTGGGAAGGTTCCGTATTTCCCACACAACCTTTAAACATCACGAATTGAAATACAGAACGTGTAGGAGCTGCCGAAGGCTGCGATCTTTTGATCTTGATCTTTAACATCAAAGTCAAAAGATCGCAGCCTTCGGCAGCTCCTACGCGGGACCGCGTTTAGACTTTACAGATTTCAGCTACCGCCGTTCCGGCACACGCCCATCACGTTGTACTTGATGGTGTTGAGCTGACCTTTCGAATCCTCGTAGGTCATCGCGGTCGGCACCACCTTGCACGCAGGCTGCGGCTTCACCACGCTCACCACCTTGACCACGTCCAGCTTCATTCCGTATTCGTAATCCTTCACCACCGGCGGCGCTTTGCCCTGGTTGGCGGCGTACTGTTCCATGGCTTTGCTGTTGGCGCTGAGCGCACGTTCGAAGGTGCGGTCGCCACCGCCTTCAGCCAGCACATTTACCGACATCGCCATGACAGCGGCGAATGCGATCAACTTGAGTACTTTCATATCCATTTACTTCCCGTCCGGGCTTGAAAAAAAAGCCCGGCATCGATGCGCGATGAAGGGCTTGTTCAGCTGCAGCAGGCTTACAGGTCGCGGGTTTTGTCGTCTTTCTTGTCATTGACGACAACCGGGTTGCCGGCGGCTTTCTCCTTGGCGACGAACACCTCCATGGAGCGGTCGTTGTGGGTCATCATCCGGTCGAATGTGCGGTCACCACCGCCCTCAGCCATGACCAGGGAAGACATCGCCAATGCCACCACAAAAGCACCCATCTGTACGATTTTCATCTTTGATTCCTCGTTTAAGTAACTGACGGGATCAAGGTAACAATCCGAACCTTTCGTGACGGTGGCGTGGAAATTACATATCCGTTATGTGCCCGGCACTCTTCTGAAGCCGAACACAAAACCTGTAGGAGTGAGCCTGCTCGCGATAGCGGTGGGTCAGTCAATTTAGATCTGACTGATAGACCGCTATCGCGAGCAGGCTCACTCCCACAGGGGGGATTACCTATTCAGATGGAACGGCGTCCTCATCCCGGCGATGGGCGAGTTGGTAGAGCGCCGGCAGGATCAGCAGCGTGAGGATCGTCGAGGACAGGATTCCGCCGATCACTACAGTGGCGAGCGGTCTCTGCACTTCAGCGCCTGTGCCAGTGGCGAGCGCCATCGGGATAAAGCCGAGGGACGCCACCAGCGCCGTCATCAGCACCGGCCGCAAACGCGTCAGCGCGCCTTCGTTGATCGCAGCGGATAGAGACCGCCCCTCCTCACGCAAATTACGAATAAACGCAATCATCACCAGGCCGTTCAACACCGCCACCCCGGACAACGCGATAAACCCGACACCCGCCGAAATCGACAGCGGAATATCGCGCAACCACAGCGCCATGACCCCGCCAGTCAAGGCAAACGGAATCCCGGTAAATACCAGCAAACCGTCCTTGAGGTTGTTGAACATCATGAACAGCAACCCGAACACCAGCAGCAGCGCCACCGGCACCACAATCTGCAAGCGCTTGGCCGCCGATTGCAGTTGCTCGAACTGTCCGCCCCAACTGGTCCAGTAACCGGCCGGCACTTGCACGTCTCGCTCGATCACTTCGCCGGCCTCGCTGACAAATGAACCAATATCACGCCCGCGCACGTTGGCACTGACGATCACCAGACGCTTGCCGTTCTCGCGGCTGACCTGATTCGGCCCGAGCACCAGATCCAGGCTGGCGACTTCCTTGAGCGCAATGAAACCGATCTGATTGGTCGTGCCATTGACCGCCGGCACCGGAATCAGCAATGCCGACAGTCCATCGATGTCTTTACGCATGGCATCGGACAAACGCACCACCATGTCGAAACGCCGGTCACCCTCATACAACGTCCCGGCCTGACGCCCGCCCACCGCGACGGCGATGGTGTCCTGCACATCACCCACGTTGAGTCCGTAGCGCGCAGCTTTATCGCGATCAATGTTGATGGTCAGCACCGGCAACCCGGTGGTTTGCTCGACCTTCACTTCGGATGCGCCGTTGACCTTTTGCATGGCCGCAGCGATTTTCGCCGCGATGGCGTTAAGCACGTCCATGTCATCACCGAACACCTTCACCGCGACGTCACTGCGCACGCCAGAGATCAGTTCGTTGAAACGCAACTGGATCGGCTGCGACAGTTCATAGTTGCTGCCCGGCAACGTCGCGGCGGCGGCTTGCAGTTCAGCCAGCAGGGTTTCACGCGACTTGCCCGGATCCGGCCACTGCTCTTTCGGCTTGAGCATCACATAGCTGTCGGAGATATTCGGCGGCATCGGGTCGGAGGCGATTTCGGCGGTGCCGGTGCGGGCAAAGACGCGTTCGACTTCCGGTACTTTCGCCAGAATCAACGTTTCCAGACGCTGCTGCATGTCCACCGATTGCGTCAGGCTAGTGCCCGGTACGCGCAAGGCTTGCAGGGCAAAATCGCCCTCGCTGAGGCTTGGCACAAACTCGCTGCCCATACGACTGGTCAGCACACCACTGAGCACGATCACGGCCAACGCCACGCCAACGGCAACGGTCCGATGACTCATTACCCACGCCAGCGCTGGCGCATAGACACGACGCGCGCCGCGCATCACCGCGCCCTCTTCTTCCTTGACCTTGCCCGTGACGAACAACGCAATTGCCGCCGGCACAAAGGTCACGGAAAGCAACATCGCGCCAAGCAAAGCGATGACAACGGTGAACGCCATCGGGTGGAACATTTTCCCTTCGACGCCGCTCAGGGCGAAGATCGGCAGGTACACCACCATGATGATCAGCTGACCGAAAATCAGCGGTCGCCGGGCCTCTTTCGCTGCGGCAAAGACTTCCTTGAAACGCTCGGTGCGGGTCAACAATCGCCCATGGTGCTGCTGCGCATGGGCCAGGCGGCGCAGGGTGTTTTCGACTATCACCACCGCGCCGTCGACAATGATGCCGAAGTCCAGCGCACCAAGGCTCATCAAATTGGCGCTGACCTTGTTGCTGAACATGCCGGTAAAGGTGAACAGCATCGACAGCGGAATCACCATCGCGGTAATCAACGCAGCGCGGATATTGCCGAGGAACAGGAACAGAATCGCGATCACCAGAATCGCGCCTTCGATGAGGTTCTTTTTCACCGTGGCGATGGCTTTGTCGACCAGGTGCGTGCGGTCGTAAACCGGCACGGCGATCACACCTTGGGGCAAGGATTTGTTGATCTGTTCGAGTTTGCTGGCGACCGCTTGCGAGACCGTGCGGCTGTTCTCGCCGATCAGCATGAACACGGTGCCGAGCACTACTTCGCGACCGTTCTCCGTGGCCGCACCGCTGCGCAATTCGCGGCCGATTTCGACTGTTGCTACGTTCTTGATGCGGATCGGCGTGCCGTCGACATTGGCCATGACGATGTTGGCGATGTCCTCGGTACTCGCCACTTGCCCCGGTGCGCGGATCAGCAACTGCTCGCCGCTGCGCTCGATGTAACCGGCGCCGACGTTGGCGTTGTTGCGCTCCAGCGCAGTGACCAGATCGGTCAGCGTCAGCTTGTACGCCGCCAGGCGTTTGGGGTCCGGCGCGATCTGATATTCCTTGGCGAAACCACCGATGGTGTTGATCTCGGCGACGCCCGGCACGTTGCGCAATTGCGGCTTGATGATCCAGTCCTGAATGACCCGCAGATCGGTCGGCGTGTACGCTGTGCCGTCGTCCTTCAGTGCGCCCTCCTTGGCTTCCACGGTCCACAAAAAGATCTCGCCGAGGCCGGTGGAAATCGGCCCCATCACCGCTTCGGCGCCTTCGGGCAATTGCTCCTTGGCGATCTGCAAACGCTCGTTGACCAGTTGACGGGCGAAGAACAGGTCGGTGCCGTCCTTGAAGATCACCGTCACTTGCGACAGGCCGGAGCGCGACAGCGAACGGGTCTGCTCCAGCGCCGGCAGACCGGCCATGGCGGTTTCAATCGGGAAAGTGATGCGCTGCTCGGTTTCCAGCGGCGAGAACCCGGCGGCGCCGGTGTTGATCTGCACCTGGACGTTGGTGATGTCGGGCACGGCGTCGATCGGCAGTTTTTGATAACTGGCGATGCCGAGGCCGGCCATGAGCAGAACGGCGAGCAGCACGATGATGCGCTGCTCGATGGCAAACTGGATCAGGCGTTCGAACATGAGGACCTTCCAGAATTAATGGCTGTGCTCGGCTGAGGCTTTGCCCAGTTCCGATTTGAGGACGAAGCTGCCAGCGCTGGCGACTTGCGCGCCCGGTTCCAGCCCCTGAGTAATTTCCACGTGGCCGGCGGCGCGACTGCCCAGTTCCACCGCGCGCGCTTCGAAACCGTCGTCGGTACGCACGAACACCGTGGGTTTATCCTCGACGGTCTGGATCGCGGTTTCCGGCACGGCGACTTGCGCTTCGCGGCTGTCGGTCGCCACCAGCGCAGTGACGAACAGACCGGGGCGCCATGAGCCTTGCGGGTTTTCCAAGGTGACGCGAACCGTTGCGGTACGAGTCTGTTCGCCGAGCAAGCTGCCGACGTAAGCCACGCTGCCGACCACTTCTGCGTTGAGTTCCGGGGCGCTGACGGTGACCGCTTTGCCCACTTGCACCTTGTTCAGATCCTTCGGTGAAACGCCGAATGTGACCCACACTCGCGACAGATCCGAGAGGGTGAATGCCGCCGTGGATTCATCGACCACTTCCCCCGGCGTCAGGTGTTTTTCCACCACGACACCGTCGAACGGCGCGCGTAATTCGTAGCGGTTGCCGCCAGTGGCGACCACGCTGCCGCTGAGCACGCTGATCTTTTGCCGGGCATTGCTCACGGCAATTTCCGCCTCTTGCAACGCCTGGCGCGCCTGGAGGAAATCCTGCTCGGCGGAGATCTTGTCCTGCCACAGCTTTTTCTCGCGCTCATAGGTGGTGCGCGCCAAGGCCAAACGCCGTTGCGCGGCGGCTTGCTCGCTGCGTTGTTCGGAGATCTGCTGACTGGCGATCACCGCCAGTAACTGGCCCTTCTTCACGGTTTGCCCGAGGTTGACCGCCACCGTCTCGACCACGCCCGGCACACGCGGCACGACGTGGGCGGTGCGGTCTTCGTCAAAGCGCACTTCGCCAGGGAACGGCAAGCCAAGGCTGATGTTTTGCGGTTTTGCTTCGGCCAGTTGAATGCCGGCAGCAGTGATTTGCTCGGCACTCAATTCGATGTGCCCCTCTTCGCCATGTTCAGCCGCTGCGCCTTCTTCAGCGTGATCGGCATGTTCAGCCGCCTCATCGGCGTGGGCATCGATGCTTGCATTGCCCGCCCACTGCGAGCCGATACCAATGCCCAGGGCCAACGTCGCCACTGCGACCACCATCAGTTTTTTATCCATGGAAACTCCTCTGCGCCGCGCCATCGCGCAGTTGTCTGAAAAATGAAATTCAACGGCTGACGCTGAGGTCGCCAAAGATCCGTTCGATGCGCACGCGGGCGTCGGTCGCTTCGCTGACGGCCTGGATGTACTGGCTGCGAGCGCTGATCAACGTGCGCTGCGCATCGAGTACATCGAGGAAGCCGAACTTGCCCATTTCGAAACCGCGCGTGGCGCTGTCGACCGCACTTTGCGCAGCAGGCAGGATGGTCTGGTTGAAAGCTGTGACTTCGCCGTTGGCGGTCTGCCATTGCGCAAGGCTGGTCTGGATTTCGGTGCGCAAACGCAGCTCGGTGGCGTTGCGCAGATCCCGCGCCTGATCGGTTCGCCGCGCCGCCGCGAGCACGTTGCCCTGATTGCGGTTAAACAGCGGAATCGGCATCGACAGCCCAACCACGTTGACCCGCTCGCGCTCGGTTTCGCTGTATTGGCTGCCGATGCTCACGGTCAGGTCGGGGATGCGTTGGGATTTTTCCAGCCCCAGCGACGCTTCACGCTGATCGATCTGCAGCGTGGCCAGACGCAATTCGGCGGTTTCGTTCAGACGCTCGAGCAATCTTGTCGGCGGAGGCACGGCCGGCATGCTTTGCGTGGGTGCCTGCACCTTGGTCGAGGTCGGCAACGGTGCGCCCATGACTTGCGCCAATTGTTGATACGCGTTGGCCTGATCGCGTTCGGCGCGGCTCAGTTCCAGGCGTACTTCTGAGAGTTGCACTTGCGCCCGCGTGCCTTCGACCGGGGAAGATTTGCCGGCCTCGATCCGCCCTTGCGCCACGCGCAAGCCGTGCTCGGCCAGTTGCAGTGATTGCCGCGACAACTGCAAACGTTGCTGCGCGGTTTGTGCGCTGTTGAACGCCTGAATCACATCGGCGCGCAAGGTGTTGCGCTTGCGCTCCAGCTCGATGCCGGCGGCGTCCTGCGCGCGGCTGGCGACGTCGATCCGCGCGCCGCGTTTGCCACCCAGTTCGATCGGCTGGCTGAGCATCACCGTGGTGGTGCGCGAGTCGCGGCGGGTGTCCTCGGCCTCCCACGAGACCTCGGGGTTGGGGATCAGCCCGGCCTGTTGGCGGTCACCTTCCGCGATGCCGATTTCCCACTTTGCAGCGGCCAGATCCGGGTTGCCGGCGAAGGCCGTTTGCAGGGCCTGATCGAGGGTCAGGGTCGATGCGCCCGCGAGGCTGGTGCTGGCCAGCAGCAGAATGCCGCTGGCGATTTTTTTCAGGCGTGATCGCGCCGTCAGTTGTCTTGAACCGGGCAATGGAAGACTTCCTTTCATCAGGATTTTTCGATGCCGCCACGGTAGGGTTTTGAACTTATCGACAAGGTGACTGGAACATTACAAATCCGTTATCCACGGTTTGCCTGATTTGTTTTGTTTTAGGATGCGAAGTGCAAATGGCGTTATCGAAATACATCGAAACAAAAACACGGTAGTTATCTGCTGTACAGCACTTGCCGGAATCAAACTGATGAGAATTTTGTAGTTCACGCTGCGACCGACTGTCGCAGAACACTGTTTAAAGCAATTGGTTGTTGACCCTGTAGTCGCTACAACCTTTATCGTGCCTGCCTCCCCTCACCCCAGCCCTCTCCCGGGGGGAGAGGGAGCCGACCGAGGTGTATGGCACTTTCCATCGACCTGTTAAATCAAGTCGATTATGGATTCAGTAAAGATGTTCCACGTCGGTGTAGTTCTGAAGCATCCCGCGTTCAGTCCCCTCTCCCTCTGGGAGAGGGTTAGGGTGAGGGGCTTCTTAAGCAATGACAAAAACAACAACTTTTCCCGACCGCCTTAATTAACTATCCATTAAATAAAAGTGGTGAAAGATCATGCGAATCCTTGTAATCGAGGACGAGCTTAAAGCTGCCGAATACTTGCATCAGGGTTTGACCGAAAGTGGTTATGTCGTTGACCACGCCGCCACCGGTGCCGATGGCCTGCATCTGGCGCAACAACACGCGTATGACCTGATTATTCTCGACGTCAACCTGCCGGA
Encoded here:
- a CDS encoding DUF2790 domain-containing protein, whose protein sequence is MKVLKLIAFAAVMAMSVNVLAEGGGDRTFERALSANSKAMEQYAANQGKAPPVVKDYEYGMKLDVVKVVSVVKPQPACKVVPTAMTYEDSKGQLNTIKYNVMGVCRNGGS
- a CDS encoding CusA/CzcA family heavy metal efflux RND transporter; this encodes MFERLIQFAIEQRIIVLLAVLLMAGLGIASYQKLPIDAVPDITNVQVQINTGAAGFSPLETEQRITFPIETAMAGLPALEQTRSLSRSGLSQVTVIFKDGTDLFFARQLVNERLQIAKEQLPEGAEAVMGPISTGLGEIFLWTVEAKEGALKDDGTAYTPTDLRVIQDWIIKPQLRNVPGVAEINTIGGFAKEYQIAPDPKRLAAYKLTLTDLVTALERNNANVGAGYIERSGEQLLIRAPGQVASTEDIANIVMANVDGTPIRIKNVATVEIGRELRSGAATENGREVVLGTVFMLIGENSRTVSQAVASKLEQINKSLPQGVIAVPVYDRTHLVDKAIATVKKNLIEGAILVIAILFLFLGNIRAALITAMVIPLSMLFTFTGMFSNKVSANLMSLGALDFGIIVDGAVVIVENTLRRLAHAQQHHGRLLTRTERFKEVFAAAKEARRPLIFGQLIIMVVYLPIFALSGVEGKMFHPMAFTVVIALLGAMLLSVTFVPAAIALFVTGKVKEEEGAVMRGARRVYAPALAWVMSHRTVAVGVALAVIVLSGVLTSRMGSEFVPSLSEGDFALQALRVPGTSLTQSVDMQQRLETLILAKVPEVERVFARTGTAEIASDPMPPNISDSYVMLKPKEQWPDPGKSRETLLAELQAAAATLPGSNYELSQPIQLRFNELISGVRSDVAVKVFGDDMDVLNAIAAKIAAAMQKVNGASEVKVEQTTGLPVLTINIDRDKAARYGLNVGDVQDTIAVAVGGRQAGTLYEGDRRFDMVVRLSDAMRKDIDGLSALLIPVPAVNGTTNQIGFIALKEVASLDLVLGPNQVSRENGKRLVIVSANVRGRDIGSFVSEAGEVIERDVQVPAGYWTSWGGQFEQLQSAAKRLQIVVPVALLLVFGLLFMMFNNLKDGLLVFTGIPFALTGGVMALWLRDIPLSISAGVGFIALSGVAVLNGLVMIAFIRNLREEGRSLSAAINEGALTRLRPVLMTALVASLGFIPMALATGTGAEVQRPLATVVIGGILSSTILTLLILPALYQLAHRRDEDAVPSE
- a CDS encoding efflux RND transporter periplasmic adaptor subunit, whose amino-acid sequence is MDKKLMVVAVATLALGIGIGSQWAGNASIDAHADEAAEHADHAEEGAAAEHGEEGHIELSAEQITAAGIQLAEAKPQNISLGLPFPGEVRFDEDRTAHVVPRVPGVVETVAVNLGQTVKKGQLLAVIASQQISEQRSEQAAAQRRLALARTTYEREKKLWQDKISAEQDFLQARQALQEAEIAVSNARQKISVLSGSVVATGGNRYELRAPFDGVVVEKHLTPGEVVDESTAAFTLSDLSRVWVTFGVSPKDLNKVQVGKAVTVSAPELNAEVVGSVAYVGSLLGEQTRTATVRVTLENPQGSWRPGLFVTALVATDSREAQVAVPETAIQTVEDKPTVFVRTDDGFEARAVELGSRAAGHVEITQGLEPGAQVASAGSFVLKSELGKASAEHSH
- a CDS encoding co-regulatory protein PtrA N-terminal domain-containing protein, whose protein sequence is MKIVQMGAFVVALAMSSLVMAEGGGDRTFDRMMTHNDRSMEVFVAKEKAAGNPVVVNDKKDDKTRDL
- a CDS encoding DUF6124 family protein codes for the protein MKKPTPNPPETDVTPDTTSTSPYVSIETRKLHEAADRALDFYLKPSAAIMSAPYIPNQMFLVNPKADTESLLANASESLASATVMLGDFAALLNGTHRKTLLGIAQVVMLGELAVNKALDNVDPTA
- a CDS encoding TolC family protein, with amino-acid sequence MPGSRQLTARSRLKKIASGILLLASTSLAGASTLTLDQALQTAFAGNPDLAAAKWEIGIAEGDRQQAGLIPNPEVSWEAEDTRRDSRTTTVMLSQPIELGGKRGARIDVASRAQDAAGIELERKRNTLRADVIQAFNSAQTAQQRLQLSRQSLQLAEHGLRVAQGRIEAGKSSPVEGTRAQVQLSEVRLELSRAERDQANAYQQLAQVMGAPLPTSTKVQAPTQSMPAVPPPTRLLERLNETAELRLATLQIDQREASLGLEKSQRIPDLTVSIGSQYSETERERVNVVGLSMPIPLFNRNQGNVLAAARRTDQARDLRNATELRLRTEIQTSLAQWQTANGEVTAFNQTILPAAQSAVDSATRGFEMGKFGFLDVLDAQRTLISARSQYIQAVSEATDARVRIERIFGDLSVSR